One window from the genome of Alosa alosa isolate M-15738 ecotype Scorff River chromosome 15, AALO_Geno_1.1, whole genome shotgun sequence encodes:
- the si:ch1073-280e3.1 gene encoding complement C2, translated as MSLFSVLLLCFTVLHTTFTQDYYDYGPTECKTSESITGGTVEYSDGGNEFSVLTYKCSSGFVPYPVTTRSCTDGEWSIMTSITGTPVDRAECKKLEQDSEEGSMEEERNCSLSETISKGQVSYSKGGMKGSVLTYTCPDSYAPYPVSQRVCGPGGKWTPMRQPSGRPVSRATCKEMLCPAQMQLDNGDITPRQQWFKIGENQTFSCNSGYNLGGSAVRTCTPWGGWTGETPICDDQADDCANPGVPPGAQRSGNRFRIGDKVQFRCDLKLDLLGSAERVCLESREWSGAPARCQAWYGFDSPNTVAQAMGGSLSSIMDYSSPEFKKKAKSYGRILQVNKGRLNVFILMDNSGSIRQEYFQEARRAVASLIRKLDSYEVTLRFHIVSFATTARVIVNINSFDSDQASQVLSKLEKFKYESHGNKKGTNIQSALKSVYDELSLLKTRNVGFNETANVILITTDGQSNTGGSTKAVLLQIRDLFGYTSLTDHTNENLLDVYVFGVGQDVNKKELNDLASKKRGEEHVFLLQDYKQLGKVFNKMISDRAVTMCGVAREEEEGKKNSAETRPWHVHVKWDGKVCQGSLLSPLWVLTAAHCLTKPTVSGGNTIADAKDVEVTTGTNEILKSANFTIHPQYNVRGLQTKNVKEFYDYDIALIKMEKNISASYQTRPICLPCTVPASRALKMVNSTCAQHKKTLLDLSETQAHFMSKKHDGMKRMQTHIQLGDERRPECLEVVKGTFSKDTNASVTDVVTDRFMCTGGSKAHTDDLSCQGDSGGALFLRKRMRYFQVGVLSWGTIDVCKNNVGKNPLNARDFHISLFSLMPWLRKHLHQDLAFLPPGN; from the exons ATGAGTCTGTTCAGTGTCCTCCTTCTGTGTTTTACCGTACTGCACACCACTTTCACCCAAG ATTATTATGACTACGGACCGACAGAGTGTAAGACATCTGAGTCTATCACTGGAGGCACGGTTGAATACTCCGATGGGGGAAATGAATTCAGTGTCCTCACATACAAGTGTTCATCTGGTTTTGTGCCCTACCCTGTGACCACCAGAAGCTGTACAGATGGAGAATGGTCCATTATGACATCAATCACCGGCACCCCTGTTGATAGAGCTGAGTGCAAAA AGCTGGAACAAGACTCTGAAGAGGGTTCaatggaagaagagaggaacTGTTCCCTATCGGAGACCATCAGCAAAGGCCAAGTATCCTACTCTAAAGGGGGCATGAAGGGCAGTGTACTGACCTACACATGCCCAGACAGCTACGCCCCTTACCCGGTCAGCCAGCGCGTGTGTGGGCCAGGCGGTAAATGGACTCCTATGAGACAGCCCAGCGGGAGGCCTGTGTCCAGAGCTACATGTAAAG AAATGTTGTGTCCAGCTCAGATGCAGCTGGATAATGGGGACATAACGCCCCGGCAGCAGTGGTTCAAGATTGGAGAGAATCAGACATTCTCGTGTAACAGTGGCTACAACTTGGGAGGGTCGGCTGTGCGGACATGTACTCCATGGGGAGGCTGGACGGGGGAAACCCCTATATGTGACGATCAGG CGGATGATTGCGCCAATCCCGGTGTCCCACCTGGGGCCCAGCGGTCAGGCAATCGTTTTCGGATCGGGGACAAGGTGCAGTTCAGATGTGACCTGAAACTCGATCTGCTGGGCAGtgctgagagagtgtgtctggaGTCCAGGGAGTGGAGCGGAGCCCCGGCCCGCTGCCAGG CTTGGTATGGTTTTGATTCTCCCAACACCGTGGCCCAAGCTATGGGAGGATCCCTGTCATCCATCATGGACTATTCTTCTCCTGAGTTTAAAAAGAAAG CCAAAAGCTATGGGAGGATCTTGCAAGTAAATAAAGGACGCCTCAATGTATTCATTCTGATGGACAACTCTGGCAGCATCAGACAGGAGTATTTTCAAGAGGCAAGGAGGGCAGTTGCCAGCCTTATCCGCAAG TTGGACAGTTATGAAGTCACCCTGAGATTCCACATAGTCTCCTTTGCCACCACGGCCAGAGTGATCGTGAACATTAATAGTTTTGACAGTGACCAAGCATCTCAAGTTCTGAGCAAACTTGAGAAATTTAAATATGAAA GTCATGGAAACAAAAAAGGAACCAACATTCAGAGTGCTCTGAAGAGTGTTTATGACGAATTGTCATTACTGAAGACCAGAAATGTAGGATTTAACGAAACCGCAAATGTTATTCTCATTACAACTGATG gtcaATCAAACACAGGAGGCAGTACCAAGGCTGTACTACTTCAAATTCGTGACCTGTTTGGTTATACTTCACTCACAGATCATACAAATGAAAACCTCCTTG ATGTGTACGTGTTTGGTGTCGGACAAGATGTGAACAAGAAGGAGCTCAATGACCTTGCATCCAAAAAGAGGGGGGAAGAACACGTGTTCCTTCTGCAGGACTATAAACAACTCGGAAAGGTCTTCAACAAAATGATCA GTGACAGGGCAGTGACAATGTGTGGTGTggccagagaggaggaggaggggaaaaaaaactccGCCGAGACAAGGCCTTGGCATGTTCATGTCAAATGG GATGGGAAAGTGTGCCAGGGCTCTCTACTTTCTCCATTATGGGTCCTCACAGCAGCCCACTGTCTGACTAAGCCCACTGTGAGCGGGGGCAATACGATTGCTGATGCTAAAGATGTGGAAGTTACAACTG GGACAAATGAAATTTTGAAATCAGCAAACTTCACCATACACCCACAATACAATGTTAGAGGGCTTCAAACCAAGAACGTGAAAGAGTTTTATGACTACGACATAGCCTTAATAAAAATGGAGAAGAATATATCAGCATCGTACCAGACAAG GCCTATCTGTTTACCCTGCACTGTGCCCGCAAGTCGAGCTCTGAAAATGGTCAACTCCACCTGTGCCCAGCATA aaaAAACTCTATTGGATCTGAGCGAGACACAGGCCCACTTCATGAGCAAGAAGCATGATGGGATGAAACGGATGCAGACCCACATCCAGCTGGGTGATGAGAGG CGGCCTGAGTGCCTCGAGGTGGTTAAGGGCACTTTCTCCAAGGACACAAATGCCTCTGTGACTGATGTAGTGACTGACAGGTTCATGTGCACCGGAGGatcaaaagcacacacagatGATCTATCTTGTCAAG GTGATTCGGGAGGTGCTTTGTTCCTTCGTAAAAGGATGCGTTATTTTCAG GTCGGAGTTCTCAGTTGGGGCACTATTGACGTTTGTAAAAACAACGTAGGAAAAAACCCTCTGAACGCTCGGGACTTCCACATCAGCCTCTTCTCCTTGATGCCCTGGCTTCGGAAACACCTCCACCAGGACCTGGCATTCCTGCCCCCTGGGAACTGA
- the LOC125308074 gene encoding membrane frizzled-related protein — MTDLTEISLDSESDIYKNVYCNPAFEPENEREETQQEFKTHVSSPEVNKTPETSNGMLSLCVVQLRGPWCGWGTVVVLAAASLLVTALGLTLILILTQLNGPTSEPGLVTPLDSWSGDGVPHNTPLRPTTYSVTHSPMTTLTGKDPTSPTKCGGVLADPGGTFSSPNHPGSYPPDLLCVWVIRVPPPSLVQLHVSSLDIEGPSPCLFDWLEIREETEQTSTVTRFCGNVAPPTVNTNSSTVWVSFRSDGSITRNGFNAQYHSILPGQKSCSREEFMCDNGRCLLPVSVCDGQPNCQDQTDEANCSHKHKECGGQKTGLSGSFSSPNHPKPYPHQQLCTWHISVEDGHVIRLSFRNFSLETQDVCEFDYVEVHDSADTGDDSVLGRYCGSGLPPDLTSSGTVMTVVFVADEGVADSGFYASYQAIPLSERTCSSAQFACGSGECLHPEWLCDGWNDCADGADELDCANSTYPPITSSCEPIQVQMCQGLSYNLTSFPNIWLSIADQREAAAMLQQYRVLMELACFEPLRKLVCGMFLPQCSPRGGVLQPCWSVCSAAEQQCAQALDLFSLSWPFNCHLLPDSDDPVECSRP; from the exons ATGACTGATCTGACCGAAATATCTTTAGACTCGGAATCTGATATATACAAG AACGTATATTGCAATCCTGCCTTCGAgccagagaatgagagggaggaaaCACAGCAAGAATTCAAAACTCATGTTTCCTCACCAGAGGTCAATAAGACCCCTGAAACAA GTAATGGGATGCTGAGTCTTTGTGTGGTCCAGCTGAGAGGTCCCTGGTGTGGCTGGGGAACAGTGGTGGTACTGGCTGCAGCATCACTTCTAGTGACAGCTTTGGGGCTtactcttattctcattctcactc AACTAAATGGACCCACTTCAGAACCTGGCCTGGTGACACCTTTAGACTCGTGGAGTGGAGATGGCGTACCACACAACACCCCATTAAGACCCACCACCTACTCCGTCACTCACAGCCCGATGACAACTCTCACTGGGAAAGACCCCACCTCCCCTACCA AATGCGGGGGTGTCTTGGCAGACCCTGGTGGCACTTTCAGCTCTCCCAACCACCCGGGCTCATATCCCCCcgatttgctgtgtgtgtgggtgatccGGGTGCCACCCCCAAGCCTCGTGCAGCTCCATGTGTCATCACTGGACATCGAGGGGCCTTCACCCTGCCTGTTTGATTGGCTGGAGATTCGAGAGGAGACCGAGCAGACATCCACTGTAACCAG GTTCTGTGGTAATGTGGCCCCTCCCACAGTCAACACCAATAGCAGCACAGTGTGGGTCAGCTTTCGGTCAGATGGGAGCATCACAAGAAATGGTTTCAACGCCCAGTACCATTCCATTTTACCTGGCCAGA AGAGCTGTTCAAGGGAAGAGTTTATGTGTGATAATGGTCGTTGTCTCCTGCCGGTGTCTGTTTGCGATGGTCAACCAAACTGCCAGGACCAAACTGATGAGGCGAACTGCAGTCACAAGCACAAAG AATGTGGTGGCCAGAAGACTGGATTGTCCGGCTCCTTCTCTAGTCCAAACCACCCCAAGCCCTACCCCCACCAACAG ctgtgcaCCTGGCATATATCTGTGGAGGATGGGCATGTCATCAGGTTGAGTTTCCGTAACTTCAGCCTGGAAACGCAAGACGTCTGTGAGTTTGACTATGTCGAGGTGCACGACAGTGCTGACACTGGGGACGACAGTGTTCTTGGCCG GTACTGTGGATCAGGACTCCCTCCAGATCTGACCTCCTCGGGGACCGTCATGACTGTGGTGTTTGTGGCCGATGAGGGCGTGGCAGACAGCGGCTTCTATGCTTCCTACCAGGCCATTCCTCTCTCAGAGA GGACCTGTAGCTCAGCTCAGTTTGCCTGTGGCAGTGGGGAGTGTCTGCACCCGGAGTGGCTGTGTGATGGCTGGAACGACTGCGCTGATGGAGCAGACGAGCTGGACTGTGCCAACTCCACTTATCCCCCTATCA CGTCATCCTGCGAGCCTATACAGGTGCAGATGTGCCAGGGTCTGTCCTATAACCTCACCTCTTTCCCCAATATCTGGCTCTCCATCGCCGACCAGAGGGAGGCTGCGGCCATGCTGCAGCAGTACAGG gtgcTGATGGAGCTAGCATGCTTCGAGCCCTTGCGTAAGCTGGTGTGCGGCATGTTCCTGCCCCAGTGCAGCCCCCGGGGCGGCGTGCTGCAGCCATGTTGGTCGGTATGCTCAGCGGCCGAGCAGCAGTGTGCCCaggccctggacctcttctccCTCAGCTGGCCCTTCAACTGCCACCTGCTGCCAGACTCGGACGATCCCGTCGAGTGCTCTCGCCCCTGA
- the nudt8 gene encoding nucleoside diphosphate-linked moiety X motif 8 isoform X1, with protein sequence MFRSPQLLALPSLKGTQRSLLLFSKEALPSICPRHQRSGPDGRRALSLGFVEKSCCSKKEEDIQDKLPQDIAKEQKIIRKTQANQGSPDNSPPAPDELTKIAPCSQHLKLSINRLFSCSVHPLSSTWLALPSHNHSQTNSLEYLINAETSGRSDHKCLLLHSHNQAGKQKVGATTSCNIESEQHSHSSVSFLRGSHKLLFPRSLLSTPNLWTRSSIVAGRLWEQHLAIQACGMHGATQLKVNPEYCLSAENEDRCRKRLESNAALYQKEKGKSWAAVLVCLCTERGEPAFLFTLRSSKLKGRHKGDVSFAGGKKDPADTDIVDTALREAHEELGVTVRADQVWGVLKPLRDMSGMLIAPVLANLGPLEALSFRPNPSEVEEIFTLRLAHVCNPRNRGYTNFRTGDRYGYTLPVFCNGKHRVWGLTAVALEHTLKLIVPP encoded by the exons ATGTTTAGGAGTCCCCAGCTGTTGGCCTTACCAAGCCTAAAAGGGACCCAAAGATCACTGCTACTCTTCTCCAAAGAGGCCCTGCCGTCCATTTGCCCTAGACACCAGAGGAGTGGACCCGATGGAAGAAGAGCACTCTCCCTGGGATTTGTTGAGAAATCATGTTGCTCAAAGAAGGAAGAGGATATTCAAGACAAACTACCTCAGGACATTGCAAAAGAGCAGAAAATCATCAGAAAAACACAAGCAAACCAAGGGTCTCCTGACAACAGCCCTCCAGCCCCAGATGAACTGACTAAAATTGCTCCTTGTTCACAGCACCTGAAGCTATCAATTAACAGACTTTTTTCCTGTAGTGTACATCCATTGTCTTCTACATGGTTAGCTCTGCCTTCACACAACCACTCTCAAACCAATTCACTGGAGTATTTGATCAATGCTGAGACCTCGGGCAGGTCTGACCACAAGTGCCTCTTGCTGCATAGTCATAACCAAGCCGGTAAGCAGAAAGTTGGTGCTACCACATCATGCAATATTGAGAGTGAGCAGCATTCGCATTCATCAGTGTCATTTCTCAGGGGGTCTCATAAGCTTCTCTTTCCTCGATCACTTTTATCTACGCCAAACCTATGGACTCGCAGCAGCATCGTCGCGGGGAGGTTGTGGGAACAGCACCTGGCGATCCAGGCCTGTGGTATGCATGGTGCGACCCAGCTGAAGGTAAACCCGGAGTACTGCCTGTCTGCCGAGAACGAGGACAGATGTCGGAAAAGGCTAGAGTCCAACGCGGCACTGTACCAGAAGGAGAAGGGGAAGAGTTGGGCAGCTGTGCTGGTCTGCCTCTGCACTGAAAGGGGAGAGCCAGCTTTCTTGTTCACTCTCCGCTCCAGCAAGCTCAAGGGCAGGCACAAGGGCGATGTCAG TTTTGCAGGGGGTAAGAAGGACCCTGCTGACACAGACATTGTGGACACTGCTCTACGGGAGGCTCATGAGGAGTTGGGAGTTACTGTGAGGGCGGATCAGGTGTGGGGTGTTCTCAAGCCTCTGCGGGACATG TCTGGCATGTTGATCGCACCCGTACTTGCTAACCTCGGGCCCCTGGAGGCCCTGTCATTTCGGCCTAATCCTAGTGAG GTGGAGGAGATTTTCACACTCCGCCTGGCTCACGTCTGCAACCCGAGGAACCGGGGCTACACAAACTTCCGAACAGGCGACCGCTATGGCTACACTCTCCCGGTGTTCTGTAATGGGAAGCACCGTGTCTGGGGTCTCACGGCTGTGGCATtggaacacacactcaaactcatcGTGCCGCCATAG
- the nudt8 gene encoding nucleoside diphosphate-linked moiety X motif 8 isoform X2, with translation MHGATQLKVNPEYCLSAENEDRCRKRLESNAALYQKEKGKSWAAVLVCLCTERGEPAFLFTLRSSKLKGRHKGDVSFAGGKKDPADTDIVDTALREAHEELGVTVRADQVWGVLKPLRDMSGMLIAPVLANLGPLEALSFRPNPSEVEEIFTLRLAHVCNPRNRGYTNFRTGDRYGYTLPVFCNGKHRVWGLTAVALEHTLKLIVPP, from the exons ATGCATGGTGCGACCCAGCTGAAGGTAAACCCGGAGTACTGCCTGTCTGCCGAGAACGAGGACAGATGTCGGAAAAGGCTAGAGTCCAACGCGGCACTGTACCAGAAGGAGAAGGGGAAGAGTTGGGCAGCTGTGCTGGTCTGCCTCTGCACTGAAAGGGGAGAGCCAGCTTTCTTGTTCACTCTCCGCTCCAGCAAGCTCAAGGGCAGGCACAAGGGCGATGTCAG TTTTGCAGGGGGTAAGAAGGACCCTGCTGACACAGACATTGTGGACACTGCTCTACGGGAGGCTCATGAGGAGTTGGGAGTTACTGTGAGGGCGGATCAGGTGTGGGGTGTTCTCAAGCCTCTGCGGGACATG TCTGGCATGTTGATCGCACCCGTACTTGCTAACCTCGGGCCCCTGGAGGCCCTGTCATTTCGGCCTAATCCTAGTGAG GTGGAGGAGATTTTCACACTCCGCCTGGCTCACGTCTGCAACCCGAGGAACCGGGGCTACACAAACTTCCGAACAGGCGACCGCTATGGCTACACTCTCCCGGTGTTCTGTAATGGGAAGCACCGTGTCTGGGGTCTCACGGCTGTGGCATtggaacacacactcaaactcatcGTGCCGCCATAG
- the ftr86 gene encoding finTRIM family, member 86 isoform X2, whose translation MASSWAPDEFVCSVCLEVLRDPATLPCGHTYCMLCIKKHWDQGASTNCYSCPQCRKTFNPRPSLSRSTVLAEALEKLKLRSQQQTDPSSPVYVTVLPSLPTSQDGSTAAEKGLYPQLPVTSPRLCPEHQQPLDLYCSDDKVFVCEDCGLYTHKGHQVVRPHEERREKQQEVVQMQAEILRRIQEKEKDLQDLPKALEVYRDQMQVFQNEIKETIVELVKSMELLGSQVEELVLQAHEAFSESRKDTHLSRLQQEVAQLRKQDQELRSLSCTPDDVRFLEELRTLSAQGLAGSEEVIDPQFEAIKSGIKAKLGRMTDRLQDLNKDTLTQIFRIVNDSNSARRMSNCQEASAGPIHISAASAEGPPLPSRPPGMARSATAATPGHARSDVPPPLPERPPAMMRAATLPVQRPTTNLLANPKPKTREEMLKFRFEPTLDLNTAYRHIRISDGARKATLRAEVVDASEHPDRFLYWRQVLCREPLAGSPYYWEVEWTGHKVPVKV comes from the exons ATGGCTTCCTCGTGGGCTCCAGATGAATTTGTTTGCTCAGTGTGTCTGGAAGTCTTGCGCGACCCCGCTACACTGCCTTGTGGACACACGTACTGCATGCTCTGCATCAAGAAGCATTGGGACCAAGGGGCATCCACAAACTGCTACAGTTGCCCCCAGTGCAGGAAAACGTTTAATCCTCGACCATCTCTATCCAGGAGTACTGTGCTGGCTGAGGCCTTGGAGAAATTAAAACTACGATCACAGCAGCAAACTGATCCTTCATCTCCAGTCTATGTCACTGTCTTACCATCTTTGCCAACTTCTCAGGATGGTTCTACAGCAGCTGAGAAAGGATTGTACCCACAGCTTCCAGTGACTTCCCCTCGACTTTGCCCAGAGCACCAGCAACCACTGGACCTCTACTGCAGTGACGAcaaagtgtttgtatgtgaggaTTGTGGACTGTATACGCACAAGGGCCACCAGGTCGTCCGTCCAcatgaagagagaagagagaaacag CAAGAGGTGGTTCAGATGCAGGCAGAAATTCTAAGGAGAAttcaagagaaagagaaagacctTCAGGATCTCCCAAAGGCTCTAGAGGTTTACCGG GACCAGATGCAAGTGTTCCAGAATGAGATTAAGGAGACCATTGTGGAGCTGGTGAAGAGTATGGAGCTATTGGGCTCTCAGGTGGAAGAGCTCGTTCTCCAGGCCCACGAAGCCTTTTCAGAGAGCAGAAAAGATACCCACCTCAGTAGGCTGCAGCAGGAAGTGGCCCAGCTTCGCAAACAGGACCAGGAGCTGCGCTCCCTCTCCTGCACACCAGATGACGTCAGGTTTCTGGAG GAGCTTAGAACCCTCTCTGCTCAAGGCCTGGCTGGAAGCGAAGAGGTTATTGATCCACAGTTTGAAGCAATTAAGTCTGGAATCAAAGCAAAACTGGGGAGAatgacagacaggctacaggaTCTTAACAAAGACACACTGACTCAGATATTCAGAATTG TTAATGATTCCAATTCAGCACGTCGCATGTCTAATTGTCAAGAAGCAAGTGCAGGACCCATTCACA TAAGTGCTGCCTCTGCTGAAGGTCCGCCACTTCCATCACGGCCACCAGGAATGGCCCGCTCTGCAACTGCGGCGACCCCAG GGCATGCCAGATCTGACGTCCCACCCCCGCTCCCAGAGAGACCTCCAGCCATGATGCGTGCTGCAACCTTACCTG TTCAAAGGCCTACAACCAACCTTCTGGCAAACCCAAAGCCCAAAACCAGAGAGGAGATGCTGAAAT TTCGATTTGAGCCCACGCTGGACCTGAACACAGCATATCGCCACATCCGCATCTCTGATGGTGCTCGGAAGGCCACTCTACGGGCGGAGGTGGTGGATGCGTCTGAGCACCCCGACCGCTTCCTTTACTGGAGGCAGGTGCTGTGCAGGGAACCCCTTGCCGGGAGTCCCTACTACTGGGAAGTGGAGTGGACAGGGCATAAG GTACCTGTGAAAGTGTAA
- the ftr86 gene encoding finTRIM family, member 86 isoform X1 — protein MASSWAPDEFVCSVCLEVLRDPATLPCGHTYCMLCIKKHWDQGASTNCYSCPQCRKTFNPRPSLSRSTVLAEALEKLKLRSQQQTDPSSPVYVTVLPSLPTSQDGSTAAEKGLYPQLPVTSPRLCPEHQQPLDLYCSDDKVFVCEDCGLYTHKGHQVVRPHEERREKQQEVVQMQAEILRRIQEKEKDLQDLPKALEVYRDQMQVFQNEIKETIVELVKSMELLGSQVEELVLQAHEAFSESRKDTHLSRLQQEVAQLRKQDQELRSLSCTPDDVRFLEELRTLSAQGLAGSEEVIDPQFEAIKSGIKAKLGRMTDRLQDLNKDTLTQIFRIVNDSNSARRMSNCQEASAGPIHISAASAEGPPLPSRPPGMARSATAATPGHARSDVPPPLPERPPAMMRAATLPVQRPTTNLLANPKPKTREEMLKFRFEPTLDLNTAYRHIRISDGARKATLRAEVVDASEHPDRFLYWRQVLCREPLAGSPYYWEVEWTGHKVTVGVTYRELERAANNNRSRLGYNPLSWGLYWSGSAFSVWHNDKATPLGGPKAHRIGIYLDQQEGVLAFYRVSHGKAELIHSLWENFTGPLFPGFRFWTGVGATIKISELE, from the exons ATGGCTTCCTCGTGGGCTCCAGATGAATTTGTTTGCTCAGTGTGTCTGGAAGTCTTGCGCGACCCCGCTACACTGCCTTGTGGACACACGTACTGCATGCTCTGCATCAAGAAGCATTGGGACCAAGGGGCATCCACAAACTGCTACAGTTGCCCCCAGTGCAGGAAAACGTTTAATCCTCGACCATCTCTATCCAGGAGTACTGTGCTGGCTGAGGCCTTGGAGAAATTAAAACTACGATCACAGCAGCAAACTGATCCTTCATCTCCAGTCTATGTCACTGTCTTACCATCTTTGCCAACTTCTCAGGATGGTTCTACAGCAGCTGAGAAAGGATTGTACCCACAGCTTCCAGTGACTTCCCCTCGACTTTGCCCAGAGCACCAGCAACCACTGGACCTCTACTGCAGTGACGAcaaagtgtttgtatgtgaggaTTGTGGACTGTATACGCACAAGGGCCACCAGGTCGTCCGTCCAcatgaagagagaagagagaaacag CAAGAGGTGGTTCAGATGCAGGCAGAAATTCTAAGGAGAAttcaagagaaagagaaagacctTCAGGATCTCCCAAAGGCTCTAGAGGTTTACCGG GACCAGATGCAAGTGTTCCAGAATGAGATTAAGGAGACCATTGTGGAGCTGGTGAAGAGTATGGAGCTATTGGGCTCTCAGGTGGAAGAGCTCGTTCTCCAGGCCCACGAAGCCTTTTCAGAGAGCAGAAAAGATACCCACCTCAGTAGGCTGCAGCAGGAAGTGGCCCAGCTTCGCAAACAGGACCAGGAGCTGCGCTCCCTCTCCTGCACACCAGATGACGTCAGGTTTCTGGAG GAGCTTAGAACCCTCTCTGCTCAAGGCCTGGCTGGAAGCGAAGAGGTTATTGATCCACAGTTTGAAGCAATTAAGTCTGGAATCAAAGCAAAACTGGGGAGAatgacagacaggctacaggaTCTTAACAAAGACACACTGACTCAGATATTCAGAATTG TTAATGATTCCAATTCAGCACGTCGCATGTCTAATTGTCAAGAAGCAAGTGCAGGACCCATTCACA TAAGTGCTGCCTCTGCTGAAGGTCCGCCACTTCCATCACGGCCACCAGGAATGGCCCGCTCTGCAACTGCGGCGACCCCAG GGCATGCCAGATCTGACGTCCCACCCCCGCTCCCAGAGAGACCTCCAGCCATGATGCGTGCTGCAACCTTACCTG TTCAAAGGCCTACAACCAACCTTCTGGCAAACCCAAAGCCCAAAACCAGAGAGGAGATGCTGAAAT TTCGATTTGAGCCCACGCTGGACCTGAACACAGCATATCGCCACATCCGCATCTCTGATGGTGCTCGGAAGGCCACTCTACGGGCGGAGGTGGTGGATGCGTCTGAGCACCCCGACCGCTTCCTTTACTGGAGGCAGGTGCTGTGCAGGGAACCCCTTGCCGGGAGTCCCTACTACTGGGAAGTGGAGTGGACAGGGCATAAG GTGACCGTCGGTGTGACCTACAGAGAGCTGGAGCGGGCAGCCAACAATAACCGCTCCAGGCTGGGCTATAACCCTTTGTCCTGGGGCCTCTACTGGTCTGGCTCCGCCTTCTCCGTCTGGCACAATGACAAGGCGACTCCCCTGGGAGGCCCCAAAGCACACAGGATTGGCATCTATCTGGACCAGCAGGAGGGTGTGCTGGCCTTCTACAGGGTCTCCCATGGAAAAGCAGAGCTCATCCACAGTCTCTGGGAAAACTTCACCGGTCCGCTCTTCCCCGGATTCAGGTTCTGGACTGGAGTTGGTGCCACGATCAAAATTTCTGAGCTGGAGTAA